In Bacteroidales bacterium, the genomic stretch ATTCCGATAATGGCAGAAAACCACCAGTAATCCGGCACGGTGATCTGGTTTTTTCGCTGGTCTTGCCATACCATAAGAATAACCCCCATGATGATGGTTAGGGCTATCAGAGTGTTAAAGATGTCGCCGGAGACCCGGTTTCCCACGAGCACGCCGATCACCACACCTGCCAGGGCCCAGGGTATGGGCTTCAGTACGTATCTCCAGTTGGCATGCCTGTTGTAATAGGAAACTCCAAAGATATCTCCCATGATGAGCATCGGAAGGAGAAGCCCGGTGGAAGGCTTTCCCCCGAAAATCATGGCCATGATGGGCACCACAAGAAAGGCTGCACCGGACAATCCCGTTTTGGTGGCACCGATCAGTATGCCGCATAAAAAGATTAGGCCCCATTCCAGGGGGCTGAGATTAAATGATTGGAGCAGTTCGAAAAAGTTACTGAAGAGTTCTACCATGCCTGACAAAGTTTAAACGGCTGCGAATATATAATAAATTGTTAAATTGTTGAAATGACGCTAAGGTTGAGGCTAAGGCGAAGGCGAAGAGGCAGAGGGGCTATGGTTAAATTGTTACATTGATAAATTGTTACATTGTCATAATGATGTGAAGGCAAAGGCTAAGAGCGCAGAGCAAAAAGCGTAGGATGAATATGTTTAAGGTTTGAAGTTTGATGTTTCAGGTTTTGAAATAAAGGTGAGACGAGGCTAAGGGAGAATGGTTCCCGGATTTATTCATCAATCATTACTTCTTCTCCTTTTCTCATCTTCTCGTCCTCTCCTTCTCCCGGATTCTCACTTCCTGATTTATTTTTCTTTCTACGAACACAATCAATGACTATAAATGAGCACCTAATGACCACCAATGACAATCGATGCCCATCAATGACATTATGCTTCCCCTGCCAACTCCAGATTTAGACGTTTGCCAAGCTGCCTATTGCCAAATGATTTATTATGCATTTGCAGTATCAATAAATCCTCATGCTCACTGAAGCTATATGTCTTGCCAACTGCCCTTTGCCACTTGCCAACTCTCCCCTTTGAATTCTTGCAGTTCCAATAAACCTCCCTGCTAACTGAAGCTACATCCCTTGCCAACTGCCAACTAATTACCACCAACTCCAGTCAAACACATCTTTTGACCACCAATGACAATAAATGACTACTTAATGACAATTGAATGACTAATGACAAGCAAAGCCAATGAGGTTCTTATTTTTTAAATAATTTGAATTAAGGTGTAACGATTCACATCTCCTGAGCGTCATATGATAAAAAGACCAAGTCATGATAAAAAATTATATTAAGACCGCATTTCGGAATATCAGCAGGCAAAAGGGCTATGTATTCATCAATATTTTCGGCCTGGCCATTGGTATCGCCAGCAGCATGCTCATTGCCATTTACATCTTTAGTGAGCTCAGCTATGATCAGCATCATGAGGAAAAAGACAGGATCTACCGGGTTTATCTGGATGGTAAGATCAATAACCAGGAGCTCAGGGGTGCCTGGACTCCGGCGCCGCTGGCCTTTACCGTTAAGGACAAATTTCCTGAAGTTAGGAATGTCGTACGCCTCAATCCATGGGATGAGACGGTGATTCGTTATCAAGACAGGACATTTGTGGAGGATGCTTTTGTGGAAGCAGACTCCACTTTTTTTAACGTTTTCACTGCTCCACTCATCAAAGGAAATCCTAAAACAGCCCTGACGAAACCCAATACGGTGGTTTTATCCGAAACCGGCGCCCGGAAAATATTTGGCAATGAATCTGCCATAGGCAAAACCATTAAGGTTGGCAGTCATGATACCGAGCATGAAGTTACAGGGATCATGAGGGATATGCCTGAGACCTCCCATATGAAATGCAATATGCTCGGCTCCTTCGTAACAAGCAGCCGTTCCCGGGATACTCACTGGCTGAGCAACAATTTGTCAACCTATTTTCTGCTTACCGAGAATGCTTCTCCCCAACAGGTAGAGGATAAATTTCCCGGTTTGCTCAGAGAGCATGCGGGGCCCATTCTGGAGGAATTTCTCGGCCTTTCGTTTGATGAATTTCTGGAAAAAGGTAACCGTTATGCATATCATCTGCAAGCGCTTACCGGTATTCATCTTGAACCGGAAATTGAGGGCGGCATGAAACCTTCTCATAACAAAAAGTACATTTACATTTTTTCTGTGGTTGCATTGATGTTGATTCTCATAGCAGCCATCAACTATATGAACCTTTCTACGGCCAGGGCTTCCAACAGGGCTAAGGAAGTGGGCCTGCGGAAGGTGTCCGGTTCGACAAAAGGCATGCTGGTGCGGCAATTTCTGGTTGAATCGGTGATCATGAGTTTTATGGCTCTTATCCTTGCCGTTGTTATGGTGCAGGTACTGCTTCCCTATTTTAATAACCTGATCAATACAGAACTTACCTTGAATTATATGGACCAATGGTATTATATACCGGTGCTTTTACTACTGGCCCTTATTATTGGTTTGCTGGCAGGGAGCTATCCTTCATTTTATCTGGCCGCGTTCAAGCCTGCTCCAACACTGAGCGGAGAAGTCAGGGCAGGGACCAGGAACAAAAGGATTCGCAGCATTCTTGTCGTCTCACAATTTGTTATATCGGGTGCACTGATTCTGGGAACCCTCGTAATTTCCAGGCAAACGAATTACATGCTGAATAAAGATATTGGATTTAACAAGGAAAATCTGGTGGTCATTCGACGCATCGGTGTTCTGGAGGATCAGATCAATATCTTTAAGGAAGAAGTGAACAAGATACCCGGAGTGGTTCAGTCAACCCATTCCACCATGGTTCCCGGTTATCCCAATAACAACAATGCTTACCAGATTGAAAGTCAACCCAGGGATGAAACCTATGTGTTTGATACCAACTGGGCAGACGAAGATTTTCTTGACGTTTACGGGATCGAACTGGACCAGGGCCGATTTTTAAGAGAGAATCTGAGTTCTGACGCCAATGTCTGTATTATCAACCAGAAAGCCCTCAGAGATTACCCCATTGATGATCCTTTCAGTGAAAGAATTGCCCGGCCGACCGGAGAAGAAGGAGAGATGGCCATGGAGAGTAACCAGATTGTGGGTATTGTAAAGGACTTTCACATACGTTCGCTGCATCAGGAGATTGGTCCTTATATCATTCTGCCCAAATCAGAAGATACCCACTGGGGGTACTTTACCGTAAAATTGTCACCAGATAATATGTCTGCCACAGTCGGGAGTATAGAACAAAGATGGAAGGAGTTCGCCGACAATGATCCCATGCTTTACTTTTTTATGGATCAGGAATATGCCAGTCTATATGAGGAAGAGCAAAGAAGTTCCAGGCTTGCCGTTGGTTTTGCCATTCTGAGCATACTGATCGCCTCGCTGGGTTTGTTTGGCCTTACCTCCTTCACGGCAGAGCAGCGGACTAAGGAGATCGGCATCCGCAAGGCTATGGGTTCTTCGGTTACCGGTATCGTTCAGCTTATTGGCAAAGAAACACTCCGGCTTATACTGATTGCCCTTATAATCTCCTGGCCACTGGCCTGGTATTTTCTCACAAACTGGCTGACCAATTATCCATACAGAATATCGCTCCAGCCAGCAGATTTTATATTTACCCTGCTGATCATTGTGATGGTGGCCTTCATTACTATCAGTTACCAGACCATAAGGGCGGCCAGAAAGAATCCGGCTCTTTCGCTGAGGTATGAATGAATAATGATTGAATGATTGGGTGAGGCTTAGGCTAAGGCTAAGGCTAAGACCAGAGAATTCAAAGCCGGCATTTGTATATCGGGATTGTTAAATTGTTATATTGTTACATTGTTGAAATGAGGTGCGGCTAAGGCTAAGAAGAGAAGGGTAGAAGGTGAGAATGAGAGAACATGAGGATAGAGACATGCCATGGCATGTCTTTTCTATTGGTGAATCATTTCCTTTATATATTCTATTGTTTCCTGTAGCTATAAAATTAGTAACTGTATATTATTAATTGCTTCCCTTTTAATGATTATCACTGCCTGTAAGTATGAATTGCTTTCCTTTGGCGATAATTAATGTCTTTGCCACTGAATAATCTGTTTTTGCCAGAATAAATACTTATTTTGCCAATATATTTAGGAGTTTTGCCAATTTAAAATTTATTTTTACCAAAAATTGAATTGTCTTTGCCATTTAAAAATAATCTTTTGCCAGTTTAAACCTTGCTTTTACCATCAAAAATTTTTATTTTACCATTTACACAATCCATTTTGCCAGTATAAAATTTATTTTTGCCACTAAAAAACTTAAATTTGCCACTTAAATATATGTTTTAACCATTCTCAAGTATCTTTTAATAAGGGTACATATCTTTTATGGCAGGAAAGAGCGTGTCCTTGTATTGTAATTGATCAGGTTTGTAGAAAGGAAAACTACAATTTGGTTAAATTCTCCGGGAATTGTAAATGGTGCCGTTTATATATCAGTTTTGAGTATCTTTAGGAGCTTTGTCAATATCATCGAATCCGTCGTCATCGTCTTTTTTATTCTTCGGATTTCTGTATTTTCTGTGAAGTTTTCTTATGTGTGGGCTGGTATATCTTTTCCGTCGCTCCTTATTATTCCAAAACACAAATTTACCACATTCCCTGATTTCATCCACCGCTTCTTTCAGATGGGTATAAGCCTTGTTTCGCATTTTCTGATATTCATAATTGATTTGATCTTCTCCTTTGTATCTTGCCAAAAGCTTACCCATTTCGGTGGACATCCTACTGGCTTGTTCAAGGAGGGTATGATCGAATCCTATTTTTGTTAAGGGTTCAGGATTTGCCTTTCCTACAATTGCCAGTGTGTTCAGATCCTGGATCATGTCGGGATGACCGTTCTTTTTGTTAATCATGGTTACAGTACTCAAAAGATCCGGGTGATTCCTGTATGCAAACTTGAAGGCACGAATCAGATAATCACGTAATTGATATGCTTTGGGAGATTTTGCCTTCCATTCCAGCCCGGCTTCTTTATGCACATGGTAAGCATTCCTCTAATAAAAGAGTTTCGCAATACCTGAGAGGGAGGAAGTAGTGAGTTTTGAGTGTGATGGAGCGATAGCACGAAAGAACGATGGAACGAGAAGAGGAGAATACGGGAAGTGAGTAGAGACAGGCGTGTCTCTTCGGTTGTAAAGAAATGTTTCAATGTGGCAAGAGTTTGTGAATTAATAGGCAGCGATGTAGCTACAGGCATTGCAGTAGAGACGCAAGGCTTGCGTCTCGGGGTTGGGAAACAACAGCCCGACAGCACGATGGCACTAAAGAACGATGGAGCGGCGGAACGACGGCACGATGATACGACGGAACGAAAAAACGAGGAAAAGGGAAGACGAGGAGAGGAGAATACGTGAAAACGGGAGGAAGTAGTGAGGTCAAATTAGTAAACAGTAAGCAGTAGGCAGTCAACAGTTAGGCAGCGATATAGTTACAGCAAAGCAGTAGAGACGCAATGTTTGCGTCTCGGAGATTGGAAAATGATAGCGACGGTACGAAAGAACAACAGAGTGTTAGAAGAATAAAAAAAGTGACAGTGCTACGAAACCAAATAAGGCATAAACTTTAGCTACCGCCGACCCGAGACCCGGGACTCGGGACACAAATCCTGGGAGCCGAGACAGCTCCTCTGCTCTCTGCTCTCTGCTCACACCGTTGTGCATCCTTCTGAAGCCGTGGATACCGTATCGAGATATTTTTTCAGGATTCCGGTGGTCACTTTGGGTGCAGGCTGCTTCCAGTATTTTCTCCGTTCTGCCAGTTCCTCGTCGCTGAGGTCCACTTCAATCCGGTTGCGCGTGGCATCGATGGTGATGGTGTCGCCGCTCCGGATTAATGCAATGTTGCCACCTTCAAAGGCCTCGGGGGTAACATGACCAATCACAAAGCCATGAGAACCCCCTGAAAATCTGCCGTCGGTGATCAGGGCCACATCCTTGCCCAGGCCGGCTCCCATAACGGCACCCGTGGGTTTTAGCATTTCCGGCATGCCGGGAGCGCCTTTGGGTCCGGAGTTTCGGATCACAATTACATCGCCTTTTTGTACACTCGATTGAATTCCTTCGATGGCTTCATACTCATCTTCAAAGACCCTGGCAGGCCCGGTAAAAGATTCTCCCTCTTTGCCTGTAATCTTGGCTACGGCTCCTTTCTCGGCAAGATTGCCATACAGAATCTGGATATGGCCTTTCTTTTTGATGGGATCGGAGAGGGGTTGGATGATCTTTTGTCCTTTTTCCAGGTATTCCGCCTTTTCCAGGTTTTCTCCAAGTGTTTTGCCAGTTACCGTCAGCAGGTTTCCCTCGAGGAAGCCTGCATCCAGAAGCCGCTTCATTACGGCTGGTATACCTCCTGCATTGTGAAGATCTTCGAACAGATATTCTCCGCTTGGCTTCAGATTGGCAATATAGGGGGTGTTGTTGCTGATGCGCTGAAAGTCATCTAAGCTGAGATCTACTTCCACGGCCTTTGCCATGGCCAGCAGGTGCAGTACGGCATTGGTGGATCCGCCGAGTGCCATGATCAGGGTGATGGCATTTTCAAAAGCCTTTTTGGTCATGATGTCTCTCGGCCTGATGTCTTCTTCCAGCAGCAGATGTATTGCTTCACCGATCTCATGGGTTTCATACTGTTTATCTTTACTCACGGCGGGGTTGGAAGAAGAATAGGGAAGGCTCATCCCCATGCATTCAATGGCCGAGGACATGGTGTTGGCGGTGAACATACCTCCACAGGCACCGGCTCCCGGGATGGCATTTTTAATAATTCCCTTATAGTCTTCTTCAGAAATGTTACCTCTGATCTTTTGACCATATGCTTCAAAAGCAGAGACGATATTAAGATCTTTACCCTTCCAGTGGCCTTTTTTCACGGAACCGCCATATAGAAGAATTGAAGGTCGGTTGAGTCTTCCGAGCGCGATCATGGCACCGGGCATGTTCTTATCACATCCAACAACGGGGATCACGGCATCATAAAACTGCGCGCTTACCACGGTTTCGATGGAGTCGGCAATGAGCTCCCGCGATGGGAGCGAATATTTCATACCTTCCGTGCCATTGGTGATGCCGTCGCTAACACCGATGGTGTGAAAGATCAAACCGTAGAGGTCTTTTTGATGATCAATGCCCTCTTTTATTTGTTCCGACAGGTTATTGAGGTGCATGTTGCAGGGGTTGCCCTGAAATCCTGTG encodes the following:
- a CDS encoding ABC transporter permease; the encoded protein is MIKNYIKTAFRNISRQKGYVFINIFGLAIGIASSMLIAIYIFSELSYDQHHEEKDRIYRVYLDGKINNQELRGAWTPAPLAFTVKDKFPEVRNVVRLNPWDETVIRYQDRTFVEDAFVEADSTFFNVFTAPLIKGNPKTALTKPNTVVLSETGARKIFGNESAIGKTIKVGSHDTEHEVTGIMRDMPETSHMKCNMLGSFVTSSRSRDTHWLSNNLSTYFLLTENASPQQVEDKFPGLLREHAGPILEEFLGLSFDEFLEKGNRYAYHLQALTGIHLEPEIEGGMKPSHNKKYIYIFSVVALMLILIAAINYMNLSTARASNRAKEVGLRKVSGSTKGMLVRQFLVESVIMSFMALILAVVMVQVLLPYFNNLINTELTLNYMDQWYYIPVLLLLALIIGLLAGSYPSFYLAAFKPAPTLSGEVRAGTRNKRIRSILVVSQFVISGALILGTLVISRQTNYMLNKDIGFNKENLVVIRRIGVLEDQINIFKEEVNKIPGVVQSTHSTMVPGYPNNNNAYQIESQPRDETYVFDTNWADEDFLDVYGIELDQGRFLRENLSSDANVCIINQKALRDYPIDDPFSERIARPTGEEGEMAMESNQIVGIVKDFHIRSLHQEIGPYIILPKSEDTHWGYFTVKLSPDNMSATVGSIEQRWKEFADNDPMLYFFMDQEYASLYEEEQRSSRLAVGFAILSILIASLGLFGLTSFTAEQRTKEIGIRKAMGSSVTGIVQLIGKETLRLILIALIISWPLAWYFLTNWLTNYPYRISLQPADFIFTLLIIVMVAFITISYQTIRAARKNPALSLRYE
- the ilvD gene encoding dihydroxy-acid dehydratase — encoded protein: MKKKINPYSSKITQDESLPAAQAMLHAIGMKDKDFQKAQVGIASTGFQGNPCNMHLNNLSEQIKEGIDHQKDLYGLIFHTIGVSDGITNGTEGMKYSLPSRELIADSIETVVSAQFYDAVIPVVGCDKNMPGAMIALGRLNRPSILLYGGSVKKGHWKGKDLNIVSAFEAYGQKIRGNISEEDYKGIIKNAIPGAGACGGMFTANTMSSAIECMGMSLPYSSSNPAVSKDKQYETHEIGEAIHLLLEEDIRPRDIMTKKAFENAITLIMALGGSTNAVLHLLAMAKAVEVDLSLDDFQRISNNTPYIANLKPSGEYLFEDLHNAGGIPAVMKRLLDAGFLEGNLLTVTGKTLGENLEKAEYLEKGQKIIQPLSDPIKKKGHIQILYGNLAEKGAVAKITGKEGESFTGPARVFEDEYEAIEGIQSSVQKGDVIVIRNSGPKGAPGMPEMLKPTGAVMGAGLGKDVALITDGRFSGGSHGFVIGHVTPEAFEGGNIALIRSGDTITIDATRNRIEVDLSDEELAERRKYWKQPAPKVTTGILKKYLDTVSTASEGCTTV
- a CDS encoding sulfite exporter TauE/SafE family protein, producing MVELFSNFFELLQSFNLSPLEWGLIFLCGILIGATKTGLSGAAFLVVPIMAMIFGGKPSTGLLLPMLIMGDIFGVSYYNRHANWRYVLKPIPWALAGVVIGVLVGNRVSGDIFNTLIALTIIMGVILMVWQDQRKNQITVPDYWWFSAIIGMIGGFSTMIGNSAGPIMSIYLLTMYLPKNMFIGTKAWFFLIINVTKVPFHVFSWNTINLRTFAFDLSVLPAIVLGAFIGVRVVKLIPEKGYRILVIVTTVVACVIMLTR